One Amycolatopsis thermophila DNA segment encodes these proteins:
- a CDS encoding acyclic terpene utilization AtuA family protein — protein MTPAPRRPVRIGNCSGFYGDRLAAAREMVEGGPIDVLTGDYLAELTMLILWKARQKDATAGYAKTFLTQVEQVLGSCLDRGIRIVANAGGLNPAGLAAELGALAERLGLHPRIAYVDGDDLVDRLDELQAAGHDFAHLDTGRKLAEAGVRPVTANAYLGAWGITEALHADADLVVTGRVTDASLVVGPAAWWHGWTREDAGIHDKIAGAMVAGHVIECGPQATGGNYAFFEEVTDRRYPGFPIAEVEPDGSSVITKHEDTGGLVSVGTVTAQLLYEIGEPAYAGPDAVAHFDSIELAQEGEHRVRIRGVRGSAPTDQLKVALNYEGGYRNTMTLVLTGLRIEEKAAWASQQLTDLLGGRDRFAEFDAQLLRFDHPDAATNAEATAHLRVTVKDPDRRKVGRAFSGTVMELALGGYPGFHTTTPPSAESAYGVYWPTLVPAAEVTHRVTLPDGSVRVIPHDPVTAALPVPADPGPTPAPATGPSRRAPLGAVAGARSGDKGGNANIGVWARTDEEYAWLRGHLTVDRVRELLPETAGLEIRRYELPNLRAVNLVVVGILGDGVASATRPDPQAKGLGEYLRSRLADIPERLLRD, from the coding sequence ATGACGCCCGCCCCCCGCCGCCCCGTGCGGATCGGCAACTGCTCGGGCTTCTACGGCGACCGGCTCGCGGCCGCTCGCGAGATGGTCGAGGGTGGGCCGATCGACGTGCTGACCGGGGACTACCTCGCCGAGCTGACCATGCTGATCCTGTGGAAGGCCAGGCAGAAGGATGCGACCGCGGGATACGCCAAGACCTTCCTCACCCAGGTCGAGCAGGTGCTGGGCAGCTGCCTCGACCGTGGCATCCGGATCGTGGCCAATGCCGGCGGCCTGAACCCCGCAGGGCTCGCCGCGGAGCTGGGCGCACTGGCCGAGCGGCTCGGCCTGCACCCCCGCATCGCCTACGTCGACGGCGACGACCTCGTCGACCGCCTCGACGAGCTGCAGGCCGCCGGGCACGACTTCGCCCATCTCGACACCGGCCGCAAGCTTGCCGAAGCCGGCGTCCGCCCGGTCACGGCCAATGCCTACCTCGGAGCCTGGGGGATCACCGAAGCCCTGCACGCGGACGCCGACCTGGTGGTCACCGGACGCGTCACCGACGCGTCACTGGTGGTCGGGCCCGCCGCGTGGTGGCACGGCTGGACCCGCGAGGATGCCGGCATCCACGACAAGATCGCCGGGGCGATGGTGGCCGGCCACGTCATCGAGTGCGGCCCGCAGGCCACCGGTGGGAACTACGCGTTCTTCGAGGAGGTCACCGACCGCCGCTACCCCGGCTTCCCGATCGCCGAGGTCGAGCCCGACGGCTCGAGTGTGATCACCAAGCACGAGGACACCGGCGGCCTGGTCTCCGTCGGCACCGTCACCGCCCAGCTCCTCTACGAGATCGGCGAGCCCGCTTATGCCGGGCCGGACGCGGTCGCGCACTTCGACAGCATCGAACTGGCCCAGGAGGGCGAGCACCGGGTCCGCATCCGCGGTGTCCGCGGCAGCGCCCCGACCGACCAGCTCAAGGTCGCGCTCAACTACGAAGGTGGCTACCGCAACACGATGACGCTGGTGCTCACCGGGCTGCGGATCGAGGAGAAGGCGGCGTGGGCCAGCCAGCAGCTGACCGATCTGCTGGGCGGGCGGGACCGGTTCGCCGAGTTCGACGCGCAGCTGCTGCGGTTCGACCACCCGGACGCGGCTACCAATGCCGAGGCCACCGCGCACCTGCGGGTCACCGTGAAGGATCCCGACCGCCGCAAAGTGGGCCGGGCGTTCTCCGGCACGGTCATGGAGCTCGCGCTGGGCGGCTACCCGGGCTTCCACACCACCACCCCGCCGTCGGCGGAGAGCGCTTACGGGGTCTACTGGCCGACCCTGGTCCCGGCCGCGGAGGTGACGCACCGGGTCACCCTGCCGGACGGCAGCGTTCGCGTCATCCCGCACGATCCGGTCACCGCGGCCCTGCCGGTGCCCGCGGACCCGGGGCCCACACCCGCCCCGGCGACCGGGCCTTCCCGCCGGGCGCCGCTGGGCGCGGTTGCCGGGGCGCGCTCCGGCGACAAGGGGGGCAACGCCAACATCGGGGTGTGGGCGCGGACCGATGAGGAATACGCGTGGCTGCGGGGTCATCTCACCGTCGACCGGGTGCGAGAGCTGCTCCCGGAGACCGCCGGTCTGGAGATCCGCCGCTACGAGTTGCCCAACCTGCGTGCGGTGAACCTGGTGGTCGTCGGCATCCTCGGCGACGGGGTGGCCTCGGCGACCCGGCCGGACCCGCAGGCCAAGGGGCTCGGCGAGTACCTGCGCAGCAGGCTCGCCGACATTCCGGAACGCCTGCTGCGGGACTGA
- a CDS encoding enoyl-CoA hydratase/isomerase family protein, protein MTPVRYEVTNGVAWLTIDRPEARNALSEPVRKGLFEGVRRFNADDDARVLVLTGAGEKAFCAGGDLKEMNDTALTVPPPDFLPQLGRNIDVPKPTIAAVNGIAYGGGFLLAQQCDLVVAAEHARFAVSEVKVGRGSPWAAPLSWLVPPRIALEILLTGDPVSAARAQQYGLVNEVVPAAELRDRTQRLAERIAANAPLSVLAAKRTAYLSASHDRAEAYDRAEEIWAPVYLSQDAQEGPLAFREKRAPVWQGR, encoded by the coding sequence ATGACCCCGGTGCGCTACGAGGTGACGAACGGCGTCGCCTGGCTGACGATCGACCGCCCGGAGGCGCGCAACGCTCTGAGCGAACCGGTCCGGAAAGGACTGTTCGAGGGAGTCCGACGGTTCAACGCCGACGACGACGCCAGGGTGCTGGTGCTCACCGGCGCCGGCGAGAAGGCGTTCTGCGCAGGAGGCGACCTCAAGGAGATGAACGACACCGCGCTGACCGTCCCGCCGCCGGACTTCCTGCCCCAGCTTGGCCGCAACATCGACGTGCCGAAGCCGACGATAGCGGCGGTCAACGGGATCGCCTACGGCGGCGGGTTCCTGCTGGCCCAGCAGTGCGACCTGGTCGTCGCCGCCGAGCACGCCCGGTTCGCCGTCTCGGAGGTCAAGGTCGGTCGCGGTTCGCCGTGGGCGGCCCCGCTGTCCTGGCTCGTACCACCGCGCATCGCGCTGGAGATCCTGCTGACCGGCGACCCGGTCAGCGCCGCCCGGGCTCAGCAGTACGGGCTGGTGAACGAGGTCGTCCCGGCCGCCGAGCTGCGAGACCGGACGCAACGGCTCGCCGAGCGGATCGCCGCCAACGCGCCGTTGTCGGTGCTCGCCGCGAAGCGCACTGCCTACCTGTCCGCCAGCCACGACCGGGCCGAGGCCTACGACCGGGCCGAGGAGATCTGGGCGCCGGTGTACCTGTCGCAGGACGCGCAGGAGGGTCCGCTCGCGTTCCGGGAGAAACGCGCGCCCGTCTGGCAGGGACGCTGA
- a CDS encoding TetR/AcrR family transcriptional regulator produces the protein MAEPRARRRDPTRRQRILAASAELISEQGYHAVGLADIGAAAGIVSTGVYRHFAGKPAILAALLEQVMNLLGEGAAGIVASAPDDRAALTGLVRHHVRVALADRRILQVYHLEARHLPEQDFGRLRRAQRHYLEEWVAVLTSLRPGLGDGQARVLVHAAIGAVQSILFHSPGLADDRLATLLCDAAHACLGVVAVPRAEPSGEPP, from the coding sequence ATGGCGGAGCCACGTGCCCGGCGCCGGGACCCCACCCGCAGGCAACGGATTCTCGCCGCGTCGGCCGAGCTGATCTCCGAGCAGGGCTACCACGCGGTCGGCTTGGCGGACATCGGCGCGGCGGCGGGGATCGTGAGCACCGGGGTGTACCGGCACTTCGCCGGCAAGCCGGCGATCCTGGCCGCCCTGCTGGAGCAGGTGATGAACCTGCTGGGGGAGGGCGCCGCCGGGATCGTCGCGAGCGCCCCCGATGACCGGGCGGCGCTCACCGGTCTCGTCCGGCACCACGTGCGGGTGGCCCTGGCGGACCGGCGGATCCTGCAGGTCTACCACCTCGAGGCGCGCCACCTGCCCGAGCAGGACTTCGGTCGGCTCCGGCGAGCCCAGCGCCACTACCTCGAGGAGTGGGTCGCCGTGCTGACCTCGCTGCGGCCGGGCCTCGGCGACGGCCAGGCGAGGGTCCTGGTGCACGCGGCGATCGGCGCTGTGCAGTCCATCCTCTTCCACAGTCCCGGGCTGGCGGACGACCGGCTCGCGACGCTGCTGTGCGACGCGGCGCACGCCTGCCTCGGCGTCGTGGCTGTGCCTCGGGCGGAACCGAGCGGAGAGCCGCCGTGA
- a CDS encoding enoyl-CoA hydratase/isomerase family protein, which produces MTAGAATTPRRLVELTAEGTIAMVRLNRPERLNALSDDMLRDLETVLDMIDARPGFRAIVVTGYGRAFCAGADLRQLLDRLDTAQEEILGFVRRAGQLFSRLERAPLPVVAAVNGPAVAGGFELVLAADVVVAAEGALLGDGHLRYGMLPGGGGAVRLERKIPANIARRLLFTGDLEPAERFQDWGLVAEVVPAGRLLDSAMALAHRLTAGSALGLAELKRVANAARDLPSAEALRLEFDAFAGYLGSADLRAGLTAFQQRRNQRSEGR; this is translated from the coding sequence GTGACAGCGGGGGCCGCCACGACGCCGCGCCGGCTGGTCGAGCTGACCGCGGAAGGCACGATAGCGATGGTGCGGCTGAACCGGCCGGAGCGCCTCAACGCCTTGTCCGATGACATGCTGCGCGATCTCGAGACCGTGCTTGACATGATCGACGCCCGCCCCGGCTTCCGCGCGATCGTCGTGACCGGATACGGCCGCGCCTTCTGCGCTGGGGCCGATCTGCGGCAGCTGCTGGACAGGCTGGACACCGCGCAAGAAGAGATCTTGGGGTTCGTGCGACGCGCCGGGCAGCTGTTCAGCCGTTTGGAACGCGCCCCGTTGCCGGTCGTGGCCGCGGTGAACGGCCCGGCCGTGGCCGGAGGTTTCGAATTGGTGCTCGCGGCCGACGTGGTGGTCGCGGCTGAGGGCGCGCTGCTCGGCGACGGGCATCTCCGCTACGGCATGCTTCCCGGTGGCGGCGGCGCGGTCCGGCTCGAACGCAAGATCCCAGCCAACATCGCCCGCCGCCTGCTGTTCACCGGCGACCTCGAACCCGCCGAACGTTTCCAGGACTGGGGACTCGTGGCCGAGGTCGTCCCGGCCGGGCGGCTCCTGGACTCCGCAATGGCTCTTGCGCACCGGCTGACCGCGGGGAGCGCACTCGGGCTGGCCGAGCTCAAGCGCGTGGCGAACGCCGCTCGTGACCTGCCCTCGGCCGAGGCGCTCCGGCTCGAGTTCGACGCCTTCGCCGGCTATCTCGGTTCGGCGGACCTGCGGGCTGGACTGACCGCCTTCCAGCAGCGCCGAAATCAGCGGTCGGAGGGGCGGTGA
- a CDS encoding AMP-binding protein: protein MDLNGKIDVANLRGRRAVNRWERTSVGDIFERLTWSYPDKIAITGRPGAYGEERFASVTYRQADEIANQIAHALAGRGLEPGARVVLFCENSVEAYLAKIGIAKAGMVAMPVNPALAPDVLAYLVRQGEPGAAIVDAELWPRAEQTFTAAGLPVAATVTVGGGPVADSPSFGEFLAGQPVGEPDVEIHGDDVWQLLYTSGTTAMPKGAMTSHVASHLAALNFTVSLTRGLRLETELRVLTALPMIYHVGDQVFTLSAFLAGGSLVLGRRPLPDQVALAIEEERATAVWAGSPQFVTALNVEADKSGRDLSSLTVLVYGWGALEPAVYHSLQEKAPGLVVLGIFGQTEAIACHRFWPAKWPEVYERTAPTLNYVGVPSPLLASDVVDETGRSVRDKPQTPGEAVYRSPAVTAGYYLNEDATREAFRGGWFHSGDSAAVDAEGLRVMVDRFKDIVKSGGENVSSLRVESVLHGHPAVAKAAVIGLPHEHWGEAVTAVVVLGPGAEVDEAALIAYCRERLGGYETPKAIVFADALPETVGGKVLKYKLRQAHADLFQDRKESR from the coding sequence GTGGACCTGAACGGGAAGATCGACGTCGCGAACCTGCGCGGACGTCGCGCGGTCAACCGCTGGGAGCGGACCTCCGTGGGCGACATCTTCGAACGGCTGACGTGGAGCTACCCGGACAAAATCGCGATCACGGGGCGCCCGGGCGCCTACGGCGAGGAACGGTTCGCCTCGGTCACCTACCGCCAAGCCGACGAAATCGCCAACCAGATCGCTCACGCGCTGGCGGGGCGCGGGCTGGAACCCGGCGCCCGGGTGGTGCTGTTCTGCGAGAACTCCGTCGAGGCGTACCTGGCCAAGATCGGCATCGCCAAGGCGGGCATGGTCGCGATGCCGGTCAACCCCGCACTGGCCCCTGACGTGCTGGCGTACCTGGTGCGGCAAGGCGAACCGGGAGCGGCGATCGTCGACGCCGAACTGTGGCCACGTGCGGAACAAACGTTCACCGCCGCCGGCCTGCCCGTCGCGGCGACGGTCACCGTCGGCGGCGGTCCCGTCGCCGACAGCCCCAGCTTCGGCGAGTTCCTGGCAGGGCAGCCGGTCGGTGAGCCGGACGTGGAGATCCACGGCGACGACGTCTGGCAGCTGCTCTACACCTCGGGCACCACTGCCATGCCCAAGGGGGCCATGACCTCGCACGTCGCCAGTCACCTGGCGGCGCTGAACTTCACGGTCTCGCTCACCCGCGGGCTCCGGCTGGAGACCGAGTTGAGGGTGCTGACCGCGCTGCCGATGATCTACCACGTCGGGGACCAGGTCTTCACGTTGTCGGCTTTCCTCGCCGGGGGGTCGCTGGTGCTCGGGCGCCGCCCGCTGCCCGACCAGGTGGCGCTGGCGATCGAGGAGGAACGCGCCACCGCGGTGTGGGCCGGTTCGCCCCAGTTCGTCACCGCGCTGAACGTCGAGGCGGACAAGAGCGGCCGCGACCTGTCCAGCCTCACCGTCTTGGTGTACGGCTGGGGCGCGCTGGAACCGGCCGTTTACCACTCCCTGCAAGAGAAAGCACCGGGGCTGGTCGTGCTCGGAATCTTCGGGCAGACCGAAGCGATCGCCTGCCACCGGTTCTGGCCCGCGAAGTGGCCGGAGGTGTACGAACGCACCGCGCCCACGCTGAACTACGTCGGGGTGCCCAGCCCCCTGCTGGCCTCCGACGTGGTGGACGAGACCGGGCGCTCGGTGCGGGACAAACCTCAGACCCCCGGCGAGGCCGTGTACCGCAGCCCGGCCGTCACCGCCGGGTACTACCTCAACGAAGATGCGACACGCGAAGCGTTCCGTGGCGGCTGGTTCCACTCGGGAGACAGCGCCGCCGTGGACGCCGAGGGTCTGCGGGTCATGGTCGACCGGTTCAAGGACATCGTGAAATCCGGCGGGGAGAACGTGTCCAGCCTGCGGGTGGAGTCGGTGCTGCACGGTCATCCCGCCGTGGCGAAGGCGGCGGTGATCGGCCTGCCGCATGAGCACTGGGGCGAGGCGGTGACGGCCGTCGTGGTGCTCGGCCCCGGGGCCGAGGTGGACGAGGCGGCGCTCATCGCCTACTGCCGCGAACGGCTCGGAGGCTACGAGACGCCCAAGGCCATCGTGTTCGCCGACGCCCTGCCCGAAACGGTCGGGGGCAAGGTCCTCAAGTACAAGCTCCGCCAGGCGCACGCCGACCTCTTCCAGGACCGGAAGGAGTCACGCTGA
- a CDS encoding TIGR03084 family metal-binding protein, translating into MGVSMRQVLDDLLAETHVLRDLVAGLDDAGLATPTPAVGWTIRDQLTHLAYFDETATRAAVDPDAFRREADALMAGGMDFPDRIVAEHAGLPADEVRSWLARARKEFVAVFRALDPKTRLPWYGPGMSALSSATARLMETWAHGQDVADALGRHREPTDRLRHIAHLGVRTVGFSFTLNGRPAPAVPIRVELDAPSGARWTWGPDDAADRVTGTALDFCLVVTQRRHVEDTALVVAGPVATEWIPLAQTFAGAPGAGRAPGFAASQGGTR; encoded by the coding sequence ATGGGTGTTTCGATGCGCCAGGTGCTCGACGACCTTCTCGCCGAGACACACGTGCTGCGGGACCTGGTCGCCGGCCTGGACGACGCCGGCCTCGCCACCCCGACCCCCGCGGTGGGGTGGACCATCCGCGACCAGCTCACCCACCTCGCGTACTTCGACGAGACCGCGACGCGGGCCGCCGTCGACCCGGACGCGTTCCGGCGCGAAGCCGACGCGTTGATGGCCGGGGGGATGGACTTTCCCGACCGGATCGTGGCTGAACACGCCGGCCTGCCTGCCGACGAGGTCCGATCTTGGTTGGCCAGGGCGCGGAAGGAATTCGTCGCGGTCTTCCGTGCACTCGATCCGAAGACCCGGCTTCCGTGGTACGGGCCCGGCATGAGCGCCCTGTCCTCGGCGACGGCCCGGCTGATGGAGACCTGGGCGCACGGCCAGGACGTCGCCGACGCCCTCGGCCGGCATCGCGAACCCACGGACCGGTTGCGGCACATCGCCCATCTCGGGGTGCGGACCGTCGGATTCTCGTTCACGCTCAACGGCAGACCCGCGCCCGCGGTGCCGATCCGGGTCGAGCTCGACGCACCGTCGGGCGCCCGCTGGACGTGGGGCCCGGACGACGCAGCGGACCGGGTCACCGGCACCGCGCTCGACTTCTGCCTGGTCGTCACCCAGCGACGGCACGTCGAGGACACCGCGCTCGTCGTCGCCGGCCCCGTCGCGACCGAGTGGATCCCGCTCGCCCAGACCTTCGCCGGCGCTCCGGGCGCCGGGCGTGCTCCCGGTTTCGCGGCCAGCCAAGGAGGAACACGATGA